TCCATGGTTATTTCCTAATGATAAAACCCGTCTCCTTGTTTATTTCACGGATATTCTGGCGCATTCTATTATAACAGTCCTGACATTTTTAGTCGGCAGGAGTATTTTATCTGTCATTGCTAAAATTTATTCTGGCGTCCAAAGTTCTATTTGGACAGTGGAGAATTTTTAAAACAACATCGTCTTTCTGAAATATTTCGATAACGAGTCCAAAGTTTCTCCAGGAGGGGTCTCCTCCGACAGTTTTATAGTCTGTGCGCGTCATAAAATGACATTGTGGTCATTTAATTTCGCATTAGAAAAAGTTTTTCCAACTGTGCGAATGCGGAAGGACTGTCGGCTTCAAGCCCGTACAGGCATGGGCCACGTGATAGACAACAAATCGATGTCTTGAACCGACGAAATAAATTGACCATGTGCGAAAATAATTAaagtacaataaaatatatgaagcTGGACAATCGTGATATGATCTAGTTCTAGTCTAAGGATATTTACACCGCTAAAGCTCGCGGTAAACAAAAATTTGTGATTTCAAATTGCACAAATCCCAAATAATTCATTAATATTACTGCTTAGTGAGAAAATAAATGTGTGTTaatgtttataaaattataaCCGAAGTGtatcttcatttatttttcatctGCTCAAGTAAACGTAAAATTAAACTCACTCATGTGCGCGTTATAAATTTTATACTATATGCGTTCTAAACTTTATTTTAGAAGCCCTATTGAATCAGTCTTTAATATGTTTTTGCTACATGTATGTTTCATATCATGCTGATTATAGAGTCGAATAAAATCTCTCCTCGGCTGCCAAATGCCAACGATATTTCTTTGATTTTTGGACACAGATGCATCTCTTCACAACGATAAGAGGCTTGGGGTATGACGTATAACGCGTCAGCtgttaatatttgtttttgccATGGCGCAATTCGCAGTTGGGCAGATGTTAAATCTTCTTATGTTAGTGCGAAACCATTGTTTTGAAAAGgtagattttattattgtataaaaAGGGAGAAAAGCTGACCCAGACCACAGTACAACTTCGATTGCGTGTGCCGTGTACTACGCGATGTACATATTATTGTATCTAACGTTCAGTCAGACGCTGCAAAAAGTTGAGATTGCAATATCAGAATACAATTAGACCACAAAATTAACAGCAATCAGACTATAGTCTACAAGTGTCTTGGTATTATTAATAAAAGGTAGTCGTAAATCTACTGCTTCTGGCAGTCTGGTGCCGgtatacggtaccggtaccgtactttaTCCTACTGGTTCTTCAGCAATTTCTGTATTCAGCATAATAAATTTTGGGCAGGTTAGAGATGAATAGTGGAATTTGACTGATTCAACATTGCGACTTTAAGAGATTTTTAGTGCAACTTTGACCGAACCTTGAGAGATAAAATGATTCATCAGTCATACCACAAACCGAGAAGTTACCATACTGCCATAAAGCTTAGTTGTCCATATCAGGAGTTTCCCTAAACATATTATTTCAGGTTGAAATCTTATTGAAGATGATCAGATCCACGCATTGGCAGTGTATTGGTGTACGGATTTGACAATATTAAACCCAATTGGAGTTATGCCAGCTAACGTATGAGAATCTAGTTTGAACGATTTGATGTCAACTGCTTGGCAAAATTATTTCATGAGTAACAACTTGACATTTATTAACTAAAAGCAACATACGATATATCCAAAGGTACTACAAACTCCTCACTActcgaaaatttgaattttacagTTAGCTTATTCTAGACCTGTTTTTTACCATTTCCTACtaataaattaatctaacacaATGTCTAATGTGGATCCATTCGCAAAGATTGACATGTCATTAGGTGAGTAATCAAGTGATTTCAGACAGCTGTTGCAGAAAGGcatagaaaaattaaattatatattttttctgaatattttgattGGAACAGATGACATAATCAAGCTCAATAAAAAAGAGAAGAAAAAGAACGCTGCTGCTGCCCAGAAGGCAAAAAATCCAGCTCCGAAGAAATTGACTGCAGTCCAACGCAGACGAGCTGAATCTTTGAAATTAAAAGCCAGAAATACAAGAATAAACAAATTGAGGCAACAGAAAGGTACTATCATTGTATATAAAAATGTTGTACATCGAATCCAGTTACAGTGTTTATTCTTCCTTATTAAATTGCATCAGTTGGACTTTCACAAAAACTCTGATACCTTTGAAGAAATACCATTGTTAAAATTTGCATTATGAGGACTTTTTCAATTCAGGTCAAAAGGTACAGACAACCAAAAATGCTTCGTCATTTGGAACAGCGACACAGAGACTGAGAAGGTATGGTTACTTTTTCCTTGCATCATGGCAGTGATAATCGGGTATGCTATAATTAAAATGCCTTTTTATACAGAAATGCTGCAAAAAAGAATATTCGAAGCAAAAATAATGTTGGAATGACAAGAGGAGGGAGAGTAAACCCTGCGAAGCAACAGCAGTTTAGACAACAGAGAAAGGTAATATCTAATGCTATGTGTAGTGAAATAGGTTTACAGTTTTGATCACTCCACACTCTTTATGGTTGACAACTGCCCCATTGATATTTTACTTTGATTACATTTTTAAACAATTCGTACAATACTCAATATTTTTCAGAATCAAATAGCAAACAGAGGTGTGAATAATAAACAGGGGCCACAGCAACAAAGAGGACCAGTCAGATTTACTAAAATTGCAGGTAAGTTCATCTTAACGAAGTTTTTCAAGCACTTATCAAAACTCGAATAAATTAATGATTCTCTTTTTAGGCAGGCCATCTATTAAGGATAGACTCGGTGCCAGGATTAATATCAGAAAAAACAATCAAAGACAAAAACGTCAGCAAATGACGAATAGAAACAGACAAGGACTGGTCCCTGTTCAGGTAATTGTTCTCACTTTCATTTCCGGTATATTAGATTGAAGTAAAAAGTACCTTAATAATTaccaaaattaataatataagtTTTAAGTCTCTCAGTTATGATTATTCGGATGATTATTCGGACTCAACCAAAACATAATCTCTTGTCAATCTTCATTTACATAATTCATGCAATGGATAGATAATTGGGTATAAAATTTTCAGGCATCTAAGAGGGGTGGAAAACGACGCGGTGGACCAACAAATTTCTCTCGAcgacaaaattttaatgaatcAGGAAGAAATCAAATGACACAATCAATAAATAGGCAATACAATCAGCAACCAAGGCGGACGGCAGGGTTAGTACAACATTATGTGATAGTTATACTAACATTGAGCCACTCACTAGAATTTTCCTAATTGTTATCCAATGCCAATTTAGACAACAGACGAGGGGTCGTGGTGCCAGGAGGCAAAATCAAAGAAATAACAACAATAAGTCTTCAACAAACAACAGATCTTTgccaaatttcaataataaaagaGGAAGAGGTGGTGGACGTGGACGAGGCAGAGCCGCAAATCAGCGAAAAGTTACATTATATTGATCCGTTGTAATCTGATTCCGTCAGCTGACCTACCAATGCTAGTAGTTCGTGCACACTGTATAGTACAGTATTCGAAATGTAAATGAATGAATGAACGAATAACTTAAAGTAGTATATTTCACAATGCTTGTTTTTACGTTTTTAGTGGTCATGTCCTTttcattgcaataaattaaaaaaaacagtcTTTACTGTAATTGctgaatatattaaaatatcaccAACAAGAGTTGCAACAAATGATGACAGACAGACAGTATATTCAACTTGTTTTTATAGTCTCGTCCTTCCCAGTTTGCATCATAATAAAAGCGGCTGTTCTCATTTCAGGATTGAAATTTCGCCCACATTGTTGTGGTCATCCATCTTTTTTTCTCTGGTGGTCCAACATTCAGATAGCTTTTCTCTGTTCACCTTATGGTGTTGAACATGCTGCATTCCACAGTTGAAAATTGCTGCGACGTAAGCCCCATAGGCAATGTTGGATCAAACTGCTTCCGTATACCATTGAATGAAAATACTTTAATTTGTCTCAGATGAGTATCCCTACCGTTTTGATGATTCTGTAGATTGTATTGGATAAGGGAGAGTGCGAATTGCACTTGAATAATAATTAGCAGTTTTAGCAATACCATACTCttagtttattttattactaCTAAGATGTTTTACAAATTGCCTTACTCATTGCATCCAGATTTATCTTGTTCTTTTTTCTTACCTGCAATATTGCCACTTGCAATATAAAGGCCCGGATTGACTTTTGATGAATCTTGTCTTGTAGCTTTACCACAACCCAGCCACACGGCTCTTGCATGTATATTTGCTGAAAAGAGTAAACATACAAACAATTATATTCATAAccatcatataaaaaaaattcacaaactTGTACCTCAATTTCTCTCAGGTCGTGGTAATGATTGCCCACTCTGAATGACACTCTACTTGGTGTGTAGCTTTCATCTGATTTATAGTCTGTGTAAATCGCCACACAACCAATATCTGTCTTCTGTCTGAAAAAATGGAGGACCCCGGTGATAAGTAGAAAAGAAAAGCTATTTTCTAAAAAGTCGATATATTAACCTGAACTGGACATTGACCATATGCGGTTGAGTGCCATCGGACTGCCAATATGATTCAAGATTGTCATCTCTCAACAATGTAACTCCATAGCCttaattcaaaatgaaaaagattGGTATCGCAAATATGCACCAAAACATATGTTGCAAACCCTcgttataataaaaatttatgtaaTGGTTAGTGAAGAACTGGTTGCCAATAAGTGATCTAATATTGAAAGGGCCATCACATAAGTGCATTTGTCTTTGAAGGGTTACTCAGCTTTCTTGCATAGAGCCTTGTTAATGGCAAAGTTGTAAAACACAAAAAGATTGTTGCTGAGTGGATTATATATAAATTGGATACAATAAAAGTTCAGAAGTTGATAAAAATCATATGTAAATGTTAAGAACCAAGAATCTGATTTTCAAATtagtaaaaattttattcatttaatgcaaaaatattgctTTCTTTTTTACCTTGTTTACAAGAAGAAACTGACCAAACAGCCCGCTCTCCTATCTCTCGACTACTCCCATCATTAACTTTTTTTATATCACCCACTATTTCATATCCAACAGGTCCAATATCAAAAGTTGTATTGGCGTGATTGTCATCATCCGACGACATTATCTTCCACTATTTAAAGTTCTTCGCCAAGAATCCTAACGCTTTACGTCATATATACATTGGATGAAAAGGGGCTAGTATCGATTAACAAAATATTATGCAGGACGCGGTTATACGAGAAATTTCATTACTAAAATGGACCTCTAAATCGCAAGATACGAGATGACTCCTATTGCAATGCTTTTTGCTCAAATGCTTCTGGAAACACATTTTCAACGACATCCTATACGTAAAATTGGATTGTTCCCTTTCAATAGTTGTTAGAAAACAATGTGGTTGCATAATCATGATTAATGAGTATAATTAATTGCAGAAATAGGTTACATGTTTCAGCTGCAAATGAGTAGTTAGTGCGCATAGAATTCACATGTCCTTCCCGAGATACGTTGTTGCCCATAATTGGAATGTTTAATCTGTTTTATGCCTTTGATCCTAATAtgataattgaaaaaaagtttCCAGGTCTTCACGTTTCATGCAAAAATATATGCAagaagaatatttaaaaaaatgtgtgagaccgtagtagtatatatttacggtgaGACTTACTGCTTATTAAACATTTTGTCAGAATTTAAAAATGGGAACATATTTTTTCTATCATATGGGAAACGATGTGATGAACTTCGCACCAAAGTGACGATTTGTGCCTGGTTTTGTTCTGTTCTTTGTGAGACATGGGCGGTGGGATCTCGCGTGAATATTTTTACATTCTGAACTTTTTCCTTCTGGCTTAATATTTTGACGTTGATTAAGTTGAGATTTTCCAATGTATGTAAGTTacctatattattattattagggaCCTAACAATAATGTTTTATGAAATATAACTTATtagtaatacagtaatatcgTGAAATATTCATTTACTAAGCCggtaattgttatttttatttccttttGTAAATTTATGATTCTAGTAACCtaactaaaaaatttaaattttataatcATATAGAATGGATAATGCTTTGTAATGCGTATTTCAATAGATTAAGGCTGTATTTTAAAGGGAATGGATAAAACAATCAAATGGTCAATTATGGATAGTAACAATTTACAGATTCATGTGATAGTCCAGaatgaatattgtttttttacttAATTTAGCACGAAGAACTTTCATGAGTTATAAAGTCTGAAAGGTAATGTAGTAATATAAAAATGTTCTTTGTAACCAGATACCCCTTGACCTTTGTCTTTGACAGTTCAatgtaaatactgaaatagacATCAACGTTTACAGACTAGTGGCTAGTGCTATAACGTTATTGCCCCGCACCTGACTACATTCGGTAACTTCACGAAAAATGCTATGTCATTTTTATCCAATCCGAAAAAATGTGACTATGGTTCAGACTTCAGTGACAGAGAAAGTGATGTTGAATTTAATAGCCGGATAATAAAGAGTAAAAATGACAATCTTTTCAATAAACCCTCCAGTGATAAACTGGGCTTATTCAACAGTTCCGGAAAAAAGAGCTTCATAAAACCGCCATCCAAGCGTCATTTAGACATTGAGTTGGATAAACAGGAGGGAAAAAGAATGCGATATCATGGAATTCTTGCGATGGATGCTTATTCACgacataaaaaatttgttaatgATTATTTGATATATTATGGTGGAAAGCCGGAAGATTTTAAAATGCCATCTCGAACTTATTTGAGTGATAATGAAGTAATTAAAAACAATAACCAATTTATATGGGACGATGAAGGTAATTCAAGTGATAAtatgaattatgaaaaaaaattggcaaaaaaGTATTGGGACAAACTATTCAAAGAATATGCAATTGCTGATTTAACTTATTTCAAAGAGAACAAAATCGCTTTGAGATGGCGAATTGAAAAAGAAGTTGTTGTCGGAAAGGGTCAATTTTCTTGTGgtaataaaaaatgcaatgaaGAAAGTGGTTTACGAAGTTGGGAAGTTAATTTTGCTTACATTGAAAGTGGAGAGAAAAAGAACGCACTAGTAAAACTCAGACTATGCCCAGAATGCTCTTATAAACTGAATTTTCATCACAAAAAAAGGGAAGTAACaaggaaaaaattgaaaaaagaatctaaaaagagcaaaaaacataaaaagaaaTCCAGACAGGATCCATCATCTTCTGTGAAAAATCCTACTTCACCTAAAGGTGTGGAAAAAGGTTCGAGTACAGAAGAAGATATTTGGTCGCAACCAGTGAAAGTTGATTTAGAAAAAACTCGGGAGGaagaatttgataaatattttgaagatatgtttgaataaatttttatttttaaaaatcaagATTATAGAAATTATCGaaacacaatattttttttttcaaatcaaaccGGATATTCTAAAAAAGACAATATGAtgttcaaattgtttgtttaaaatttcttcAATTCTACTTCGACCATAAAACCTCTGTGCAAGCAAGCATGATTTATTAACATTTATAGGCAGCCAGAAATTAACAATGGCTATTCAAAACTAAAGTTGCTATGTAATGAGTAGTGAAATAAACGACATAAGGTTGCACCTTTTTTTTGCTTTAGTAGGAAGCAAGTATAGCACTAATGAatactattttaaaaattgtttctatACTAAAACCAGAAATATCCTAAGAAAACAATTCTAGTCATTGATAGAGTGATGACCGGTCTAGAAAACCTAATTACTGTTTGgttttccattttattttggGTTTGCTTCACTTAAAAGTCTTGCAAAGGGCGGTCAAAATTGGTAACATTGGTCTTGTGATTTTATCACCtatctaatttattttgttcGGGATCTTAACTCATTGACGATGCCTTTATGTTATCATCTTCAATTATGAAAACGAACATGTCATCTCAATAATTGTGATTTCTGTAAAGTATTTCTGGGATAAACTCATTTAATATGTAGGTCCCTTTTCACAATAAATCAGTATAAGTTTTGAGTACTTATAAATACAGCCTATTCTGGTGCTTTttattgtatgtatgtatgtttatttgtctcgtaaaagcaaattgtattttattcaatttatgaATTAAAATCTATATGTTATATTCTGActgttaaattatttttcttcatttacaGACTTTAGGatcatatttgtaatttttataattgaaCCGAATACTCTTATCATCTGTAGTAGAATATATTTCTCTGTATCTTTTTGTTTGGTTCTGTGTATTAAATACCTCATGATGGCCTCAGGGTGTTGTGGTGGGAAGCGGACCAAAATGATGAATGGCGAAGATCAATCAAAAATTTGCAATGGGAAAGTCAATGGCGTCGTTGAAAATGGCGTCATTGTTCGTCCCCCTGATGCTCACCAACAAGTTGTCAGCAAAGAGATGTGCCATTATTGTTTCGATGCTTTGAGAAGTCATCTGTACAATTTTGAGTCACCTAGAAAGCCGGCGTTTACTGATGATGCTTAGTGAGTGAATCTTTCCATTTATGGTATTCTCA
The sequence above is a segment of the Styela clava chromosome 7, kaStyClav1.hap1.2, whole genome shotgun sequence genome. Coding sequences within it:
- the LOC120328576 gene encoding uncharacterized protein LOC120328576, whose product is MSNVDPFAKIDMSLDDIIKLNKKEKKKNAAAAQKAKNPAPKKLTAVQRRRAESLKLKARNTRINKLRQQKGQKVQTTKNASSFGTATQRLRRNAAKKNIRSKNNVGMTRGGRVNPAKQQQFRQQRKNQIANRGVNNKQGPQQQRGPVRFTKIAGRPSIKDRLGARINIRKNNQRQKRQQMTNRNRQGLVPVQASKRGGKRRGGPTNFSRRQNFNESGRNQMTQSINRQYNQQPRRTAGQQTRGRGARRQNQRNNNNKSSTNNRSLPNFNNKRGRGGGRGRGRAANQRKVTLY
- the LOC120328577 gene encoding anaphase-promoting complex subunit 10-like isoform X1 encodes the protein MSSDDDNHANTTFDIGPVGYEIVGDIKKVNDGSSREIGERAVWSVSSCKQGYGVTLLRDDNLESYWQSDGTQPHMVNVQFRQKTDIGCVAIYTDYKSDESYTPSRVSFRVGNHYHDLREIEQIYMQEPCGWVVVKLQDKIHQKSIRAFILQVAILQNHQNGRDTHLRQIKVFSFNGIRKQFDPTLPMGLTSQQFSTVECSMFNTIR
- the LOC120328028 gene encoding protein FRA10AC1-like yields the protein MSFLSNPKKCDYGSDFSDRESDVEFNSRIIKSKNDNLFNKPSSDKLGLFNSSGKKSFIKPPSKRHLDIELDKQEGKRMRYHGILAMDAYSRHKKFVNDYLIYYGGKPEDFKMPSRTYLSDNEVIKNNNQFIWDDEGNSSDNMNYEKKLAKKYWDKLFKEYAIADLTYFKENKIALRWRIEKEVVVGKGQFSCGNKKCNEESGLRSWEVNFAYIESGEKKNALVKLRLCPECSYKLNFHHKKREVTRKKLKKESKKSKKHKKKSRQDPSSSVKNPTSPKGVEKGSSTEEDIWSQPVKVDLEKTREEEFDKYFEDMFE
- the LOC120328577 gene encoding anaphase-promoting complex subunit 10-like isoform X2, which produces MSSDDDNHANTTFDIGPVGYEIVGDIKKVNDGSSREIGERAVWSVSSCKQGYGVTLLRDDNLESYWQSDGTQPHMVNVQFRQKTDIGCVAIYTDYKSDESYTPSRVSFRVGNHYHDLREIEQIYMQEPCGWVVVKLQDKIHQKSIRAFILQVAILQFDPTLPMGLTSQQFSTVECSMFNTIR